The proteins below are encoded in one region of Phaeodactylum tricornutum CCAP 1055/1 chromosome 3, complete sequence:
- a CDS encoding predicted protein — MAKIPVFLLHLLLLIDGHAFAPLPSVSSRRVVALREGTLPSDNDTTTNIRQDIEAMRQEAMQRLDALSEQMEDLKRENQCYHEQESNHYVSTARTPTASAPSSTALGSMKDKVPAQDIPVSELTTNSETSSKQLETDNILKSHTSKALESKNTLPTTSKPRRLDLLDNTRWKLVFNIGRETGTWMPAGWGASGKRLCFQVVADLSSDPLYDTEDFFHGSSGGKVLNVKDAFVLPHGNVGRRPVKVKSTGGYKVVAGQGPMGTDVVRMYVELEEAIFAGGNKELYCPAGRVYGTCGYFPMESFQHNLDQPGCKDACAREYHAVLREYEVLQASMQEDSRVFALEKIKMMKTLYDKKRQLQDTAKRLQQARQREPERAQLRLSRNGDVALSREGGVCCKVHKGLALEYHILGRMELGSIDVRNEHDEYEDLVHGLHP, encoded by the exons ATGGCTAAGATACCGGTTTTTCTGCTGCATCTTCTGCTGCTGATCGACGGCCATGCTTTTGCTCCTCTTCCATCTGTGAGCTCGCGACGCGTTGTTGCTCTTAGAGAAGGCACACTACCTTCAGACAATGATACAACTACCAACATTCGACAAGATATCGAAGCGATGCGTCAAGAAGCCATGCAACGTCTCGACGCCTTATCCGAGCAAATGGAAGATCTGAAGAGAGAGAACCAGTGCTACCATGAGCAGGAGTCTAATCACTACGTATCTACTGCCAGAACACCTACAGCCAGTGCACCGTCGTCCACAGCCCTAGGCAGTATGAAAGACAAAGTACCGGCACAAGACATACCGGTCAGCGAATTGACAACCAATAGCGAAACTTCTTCAAAGCAGCTAGAAACGGACAACATTTTGAAATCACACACCTCCAAGGCCCTTGAAAGCAAGAACACATTGCCCACCACGAGCAAACCTCGTCGTCTAGACCTTTTAGACAATACTCGC TGGAAGCTAGTATTTAATATTGGCCGTGAGACGGGAACCTGGATGCCGGCTGGCTGGGGTGCATCTGGCAAACGCCTGTGCTTTCAAGTAGTGGCTGACCTGAGCAGCGACCCCTTGTATGATACTGAAGACTTTTTCCACGGAAGCTCCGGTGGCAAAGTTCTCAACGTGAAGGATGCTTTTGTTTTGCCACACGGAAACGTTGGTCGTCGACCCGTCAAAGTTAAATCGACCGGCGGTTACAAGGTTGTAGCGGGACAAGGACCAATGGGGACAGATGTGGTGCGTATGTACGTTGAACTCGAGGAAGCTATTTTTGCAGGGGGGAATAAAGAGTTGTACTGCCCCGCTGGACGCGTATACGGAACTTGCGGATACTTCCCCATGGAATCCTTCCAGCATAATCTCGACCAACCAGGCTGCAAGGATGCTTGTGCTAGAGAATATCACGCTGTCTTGAGAGAGTACGAAGTTCTGCAAGCAAGTATGCAGGAAGATTCCCGAGTGTTTGCTCTGGAGAAAATTAAAATGATGAAAACCTTGTATGATAAGAAAAGGCAGCTCCAGGATACTGCGAAGCGTCTACAACAAGCCCGGCAGAGGGAGCCGGAGCGAGCCCAACTACGATTGTCGCGAAACGGAGATGTGGCTCTATCGCGGGAAGGGGGCGTTTGTTGCAAGGTGCACAAGGGGCTGGCACTTGAATATCACATTCTCGGCCGTATGGAGCTAGGATCCATTGATGTTCGCAACGAGCATGATGAATACGAAGACCTGGTACACGGATTACATCCTTAG
- a CDS encoding predicted protein, whose translation MASTDAILEPGDALFGRFRIPAASVFFRSEKKSVAFVNLRPIVPGHVLVIPERIVPKLRDLPEDEYIDLWLTTRKVQEALTAHYGCTAFNVAIQDGREAGQSVPHVHVHILPRVEGDLERNDEIYDSLQEWAPRQELKKTVQSLEVPEDGDRRDRTAQEMADEAALYRNSF comes from the coding sequence ATGGCTTCGACAGACGCAATACTAGAGCCAGGTGATGCGTTGTTTGGTCGATTTCGCATTCCCGCCGCTAGCGTATTTTTTCGATCCGAAAAAAAGTCTGTCGCCTTTGTCAATCTACGACCCATCGTACCAGGCCATGTTTTGGTAATTCCCGAACGGATTGTCCCGAAACTTAGGGATCTACCGGAAGATGAATACATAGATTTATGGCTAACGACAAGAAAAGTACAAGAGGCGCTGACGGCACATTACGGCTGTACCGCTTTCAACGTGGCCATCCAGGACGGCCGGGAAGCTGGCCAATCGGTACCTCACGTCCATGTGCACATTTTGCCCCGCGTAGAGGGTGACTTGGAAAGGAACGACGAGATTTACGACTCATTGCAAGAATGGGCTCCGCGACAAGAACTGAAAAAGACAGTGCAGAGCCTTGAAGTGCCAGAAGATGGGGATCGCAGAGACCGGACTGCACAAGAAATGGCCGACGAAGCAGCTCTGTATCGGAACTCATTTTAA
- a CDS encoding predicted protein gives MIVNESKAASLIPRTLGDSTYALRASPTISRTRAIFKAAGSIVALPLMVPMSLIWSAAMATPLRDHLMGIVIPRVMTMVDKEFHDERATLLADVSGKVLDVGSGGGAYLKYCRNADEVIAVEPILDLHPKIQKSGQDVKKLTIVSQLEDIHDDELFDWVIFGNVLCEVPDVPNTVREVDRVLKPGGRVYFSEHIARPQGDWRRTCQDMVNPVWRHMGGGCNCNRDSLKILESQPGWAVVSWKYEHIQVGMGPFVLGLAMKSPPNHTPELESRSQQNTVS, from the coding sequence ATGATTGTAAACGAATCGAAGGCCGCGTCCTTGATTCCTAGAACGCTCGGCGACTCAACGTACGCGTTGCGGGCATCTCCAACCATTTCTAGGACAAGAGCTATTTTTAAGGCAGCCGGTTCCATTGTTGCCCTTCCACTTATGGTGCCAATGAGTTTGATCTGGTCAGCTGCCATGGCGACACCTTTGCGTGATCATCTCATGGGAATCGTCATCCCACGTGTCATGACAATGGTTGACAAAGAATTTCACGACGAACGGGCGACACTATTAGCCGACGTTTCAGGCAAGGTGCTAGATGTTGGTAGTGGCGGCGGAGCGTATTTGAAGTACTGTCGAAATGCTGATGAAGTTATTGCTGTGGAACCGATCCTTGATCTTCATCCAAAAATACAAAAATCAGGCCAAGATGTGAAAAAATTAACCATTGTCTCTCAATTGGAGGATATACACGACGACGAGTTGTTTGATTGGGTGATTTTTGGTAATGTCTTGTGTGAAGTTCCGGACGTTCCAAATACCGTACGAGAGGTTGATCGAGTTCTGAAACCAGGAGGACGGGTTTACTTTTCCGAACACATTGCTCGACCTCAGGGAGACTGGCGACGAACATGTCAAGACATGGTGAATCCTGTGTGGCGGCATATGGGTGGGGGTTGTAACTGCAATCGCGATAGTCTCAAGATATTGGAATCTCAACCTGGCTGGGCAGTGGTGTCTTGGAAGTATGAACACATCCAGGTAGGAATGGGACCCTTCGTTCTTGGATTAGCGATGAAATCTCCCCCAAATCACACTCCAGAGTTGGAGTCAAGAAGTCAACAAAATACAGTAAGCTAG